The nucleotide window GTTTAGTAATTTATCTCGTGGTGTGACGGGTGAAGTGATACACGTGGATAGTGGTTATCATATTATTGGATTCTAAAATGCAAAAAATCCAGAAGTAGTAAAATAACTACTTCTGGATTTTTTTTTGCCCAGGATCGGGATGATGGTTCTTATAAAAATCGTCTGCTGTTGGAGTATAGTTTGTTTGGATAGGATCTTTAACAAAGTCAGCGAGAACTTGATCAATTTTTACCCAACCACGCCAGCTTAAATGGATTGGATCTTCCAAATAGTAAGGTTTATTTTGATATTCTTCTAAGGAGTAATAACGGAAACCTTGACTTTCAATTTGTTGTTTCGTTTTTGCATAGTAGTTTTCCAAGCCTTGTTCATTTAATCCGATATAATCTACCCATTTTCCGTTGATAGGAGGGTTGATAAAGATGACATCGGCACCAGCTTTTTTTAAGGAATCCATAAGTAGTTGTAAGTCTCCATACTCTGGAGAATCTAGATCATAACGTAATTTCGTTCGACTATTTTTAAGTTCTCCTTCGATTGGTTGAATTTTCTTTTTGTAGTAGTCTTCTTTCACTTGAAATGGATTGGGGCCAGTTCCTTTTTCACCGGCTTCTTTTGCTAACTGATCCAGCTGGTTATAGTCTAGTTTTTCAGGAAGGGCTTTTAATCCTTTATCGACGCGTTCTTGTTTGGAACCAGCGATGACTTTGGATTCTAAGTCATCTTTACGTTTAAGAATTTTAAGTTCGATATTACCGGCTATTTTAGTTAGTTTTCTGTCATGTGGTTTTTTAGGCCCTTTGGCAACTATATTTTCTAATAAGTTTTTTAAAGTAGAATCGCTTTGTACTACTTGGAAACTTAATAATCTTTTGGCAGCATATCTTCGCTCGGGCGTATTTTTTGTGTCTTCTAATGCAAATTTATATGCATGAAGAGGAGAGAAATTGGCCCCGAAAGATGGATCTGAAACACCTTTTGGTCCAAACCATTGTGGCGATAAGATAACGGCGACTTTCTTGCCTTTAAGATCATTACCGAGTGCATTTACATCTAGAAAATGACTTAGACTTTGTGTTCCAGGGCGCCCTAGTAGAAATGGCGTGTAACCTTGATCGTATTTTTGGGAAACAACACTTGGATGAAATGGGTCTATACGAGAAAGTTCAGATGAACCGAAAATTGGCAAATAACTTCCTTCTCGCAATGCTTCTTTTTGAATGTCTAGGCCCTGGATGACGGATTCGTTCATGGACGTAGCGCTTTTTTTCACGGCATTAGGAGAAACGTAGGAAAATAAGCTACTAGGTCCAAAAAGAACGAAAAGGAAAACCGCGAATGCGACCAATAACGGTCCAAATGTCATCCACAGCTTTTTTTTCATTATTTAAGCGCCTCTAGTTGTGTAATAATCATTTCAGGTGTTGCCCATTCGTCGCGGTCGAATTCAGAAACGGGAACTGTAATATCTAATTTTTCTTCTATTTCAATTAAGAGTTGGACGGTCGCCATCGAGTCAAGCAAACCTTCATCAAACAATTTGATATTTGGATTTTGAACTACTTCTTCTGTTTCTGTAATTTCTTCTAAGATTTCTAATACATTTTCACGAAAAGCCATTTAAATTACCACCTTTAGTTAGTTTTAAAAATTAATTTTATCTAAAATACCTGAGAATATCAGGAATCCGAAACAAACAAAATGGAATGTAATGATGACACTAATTACATAAGTCACCTTGTTTTTTGGATAAATTTTATGTTTCTTATTGAATCTTTCGAAAAGGTCAAATCCAACAATAAGAGTTGCTTGATAAAGACCGTAAACGATGTAATACCAGTGAAGGCCGTGCCATACACCCATGATGAAAAAGTTAACAAAATAGGCTAAGTAGGCGATAGTAAATTTACTTTTAAACCATTTCTTTTTAGTTATCCAAAAGACAAAACGCATGAATACATAATCTCGGAACCAGAAAGAAAGCGTCATATGCCAACGATTCCAAAATTCTTTAATATTTCGTGCTGCAAATGGTTTGTTAAAGTTCATGGGGGGTTGAATACCTAACAAGTAACTAACACCGACTGCAAAGGCACTATAACCAGCAAAGTCAAAAAATAGATACATACTATAGGCATACATATAACCGAATAAACTTAAATTTGTATCAACATGATGCGTAATCGAAAAATCTAGTGGAACAACGAAATGTTTATTCACTAAGTATGCAATGATGAATTTATAGAGAAACCCAAGAAAAATAAGGAATATTCCTCGGTTAAGTAAATCTAAATAAGCTTCTTTACTAGGTGGATTATCGACATCTTTTTTGAAGCGACGGAAACGATCAATTGGACCGGATGAAATAGTTGGGAAGAATAGTAAGAAATGAACAAAATCCCATGCGTTGTACTGCTTAATTAAGTTATCGCGTATTTCAATAATCATTTGAGCTGCTTTAAAAGTTAAGTACGATATCCCTAGGAAACCAACCATTGTAACATGATCTCCTAAAATTGGTACGACTTTAGATACAATTAACGGAAGAATCGAGAGGATCACAGCGATAACGAATACGCCGCCGTGATTCTTCTTTCGTTCTTGCCGATAATGAAAGTAAAGTCGAACAAGTGCAAGTTGCCAAAAGACGAAGAAAATGAATGTAATAGCTTGGATGGTACTTGCTGAGAATAAAAAGTATAAAAATAAGAGTGTGACAAAAGCATTATAAATCGGTAATCTCTTTCCTAACAAACCAGCTATAATGATAGGAAGTAAAAAGAGGATAAGTACACCAAAATAAAGAATTGTACCGTACGGTGTGCTCACTTGTTAACCTCGTTATGCAGCATTTTACGATCAATTTTGCCATTCATTGTAAGTGGAAATTCTGTCTTGTAAATCCATTTCCTTGGAATCATATATGCTGGCATAAATTCTTTTAGTTCATTTTTGATTGCTGCACTTAGCTGGTATTCTTTTTCGAAATTGTTAGGAGAAGGGATGACCTGAGCGACCAACATTTCTACTTTATCGTCTTTCATTTTAGGAATAATCGCGCAGTTATTAATTAAACTAACCTTCTTTAGATTGTTTTCAATATCTTCCAGTTCAATTCGATAACCATGTAGCTTAATTTGGAAATCAAGGCGTCCTTGGAAAAAGAGATAACCGTCTTTGATTAAGCCTGAATCGCCTGTGTGATAAGCTTGGTAACCGTTATAATCAAAGAATACTTGGTCCGTTTTTTCTGGTTCATTTAAATACCCCTTAGAAACACTTGCGCCGATAAGGATGATTTCCCCTTTTTGACCATCTGGAACTAATTCACCAGTTTCTTGATCTACAATGTGAAGTCTCATATCAGGTTTAATGATACCAAGTGGTAGGCTCGGATAAGCGTCTAAAAGTTCACGTGTGATTTTTACTTGTGTCACAGCAACAGTTGCTTCTGTAGGTCCATACGTGTTGTAAATCGCTGCATCTGGAAAGCGGTCTAGAAGTTCATAGGCAGTTTTCTTTGCAAGAACTTCACCACAGAATAAAAAGCGGCTTAAATTTGGATTATTTTCTTGATTGAAATTTGGGTCTAACAAGCATAAATCTGCAAACGAAGGCGTAGAAACCCATACGTCAAAGTTTTGTGCCGAAATTTCATGATATAAGTCTTTCATATTAGAAGTGATATTTTTATCTAGTGGTACAAGTGTTCCTCCTGAAAGTAGACACGGATATAAATCCATCACTGACAAATCAAACGAAAATGGTGCTTGATTTAAAAAGCGAAGTCCTTGCTTTAAAGAAAAATCTTGTAATATCCAGTTGCTGAAACTAACTAGATTATTTTGACTAATTTGAACGCCTTTTGGATTACCAGTGCTTCCAGAAGTATAAATAATATAGTAATTATCATCATTTTTTACACATGCCTCTGAGTTTGGTACTTCATCTAAGTGATTTTGTAAGGAATCCACTAATTTTTCGGTACTTAAAACTGGGCAATCTGTAATGCTCAAGCTACTTGGTAATTTTTCTGTGCAAATAAATAGTGCTGGATTTGACGCTTTTTTGATTTGTTCGATTCGTTCAACAGGCATCGAAACATCAACAGGTACATAAGCTCTACCTGATTTGATAGCACCTAAAAATGAGATAATCATTAGTGGCGACATATGTCCGTAAACGATAACCGGTTTTTCTTTATCCGTTGTTACATTTTTTAGTAAAAAGGAAGCAAGTGCATCCGATTGGCGCTTCAATTCTTTATAGGAAAGACGTGTTCCAGCGTATTCATAGCAAGGGAAATCTGGTGTCTTTTCTGCCCATGCATCAATTCTCTCTATAATACTTGTGGTCATTATTGATATTCCCATTCTTAAACAGTCCTTTCTTTTTTAAAATTCATTGTAAATAAATTTTGCGCCTTCAGGGTTTTTGAAGCCATAAAACCACAGTAATCCAAGCAATATTGCAAAATAGAAACAAGTCTTTAAAGTAAAAATAGTTGCTGGATGATGCAGAAATAGTTTTATTTTATTCATAAATCCACCTCATTATTATTTCATTTCTGTAACAAATATTAAAAATAAGTCCTTAATACTTAGTTTACTGTAATACATTTGACTCGAAATGTCTAATTACAATTTTGTAAGGTTGAAATAATTTACTTGTTTTGAGTTTAAAAAAAGTAAGTGTATAATAAAAACATAGATAATTGAGTGCTTTTCGGAAAGAATGGAGGTGGAAAATGGTGAATCAGAAAAAAATTGCTGGAGAAAAAGCCTGTGAATGGATTAAACCTGGAATGGTGGTTGGACTTGGGACCGGAAGTACGGTTTATTATACGATTGAGAAATTAGGCGAAATGGTACAAGCTGGTTTAAATATTATTGGTGTTGCTACCTCTGAACAAACAGCGGAGCAAGCTAGAAAATCGGGAATTCCTTTGAAATCGTTAAATGATGTACTGGAAATAGATGTAACGATTGATGGGGCAGATGAAGTAGATAGGGAATTTCAAGGGATAAAAGGTGGAGGCGGTGC belongs to Listeria ivanovii subsp. ivanovii and includes:
- a CDS encoding teichoic acid D-Ala incorporation-associated protein DltX yields the protein MNKIKLFLHHPATIFTLKTCFYFAILLGLLWFYGFKNPEGAKFIYNEF
- the dltB gene encoding D-alanyl-lipoteichoic acid biosynthesis protein DltB, which produces MSTPYGTILYFGVLILFLLPIIIAGLLGKRLPIYNAFVTLLFLYFLFSASTIQAITFIFFVFWQLALVRLYFHYRQERKKNHGGVFVIAVILSILPLIVSKVVPILGDHVTMVGFLGISYLTFKAAQMIIEIRDNLIKQYNAWDFVHFLLFFPTISSGPIDRFRRFKKDVDNPPSKEAYLDLLNRGIFLIFLGFLYKFIIAYLVNKHFVVPLDFSITHHVDTNLSLFGYMYAYSMYLFFDFAGYSAFAVGVSYLLGIQPPMNFNKPFAARNIKEFWNRWHMTLSFWFRDYVFMRFVFWITKKKWFKSKFTIAYLAYFVNFFIMGVWHGLHWYYIVYGLYQATLIVGFDLFERFNKKHKIYPKNKVTYVISVIITFHFVCFGFLIFSGILDKINF
- the dltA gene encoding D-alanine--poly(phosphoribitol) ligase subunit DltA encodes the protein MTTSIIERIDAWAEKTPDFPCYEYAGTRLSYKELKRQSDALASFLLKNVTTDKEKPVIVYGHMSPLMIISFLGAIKSGRAYVPVDVSMPVERIEQIKKASNPALFICTEKLPSSLSITDCPVLSTEKLVDSLQNHLDEVPNSEACVKNDDNYYIIYTSGSTGNPKGVQISQNNLVSFSNWILQDFSLKQGLRFLNQAPFSFDLSVMDLYPCLLSGGTLVPLDKNITSNMKDLYHEISAQNFDVWVSTPSFADLCLLDPNFNQENNPNLSRFLFCGEVLAKKTAYELLDRFPDAAIYNTYGPTEATVAVTQVKITRELLDAYPSLPLGIIKPDMRLHIVDQETGELVPDGQKGEIILIGASVSKGYLNEPEKTDQVFFDYNGYQAYHTGDSGLIKDGYLFFQGRLDFQIKLHGYRIELEDIENNLKKVSLINNCAIIPKMKDDKVEMLVAQVIPSPNNFEKEYQLSAAIKNELKEFMPAYMIPRKWIYKTEFPLTMNGKIDRKMLHNEVNK
- the dltD gene encoding D-alanyl-lipoteichoic acid biosynthesis protein DltD, with protein sequence MKKKLWMTFGPLLVAFAVFLFVLFGPSSLFSYVSPNAVKKSATSMNESVIQGLDIQKEALREGSYLPIFGSSELSRIDPFHPSVVSQKYDQGYTPFLLGRPGTQSLSHFLDVNALGNDLKGKKVAVILSPQWFGPKGVSDPSFGANFSPLHAYKFALEDTKNTPERRYAAKRLLSFQVVQSDSTLKNLLENIVAKGPKKPHDRKLTKIAGNIELKILKRKDDLESKVIAGSKQERVDKGLKALPEKLDYNQLDQLAKEAGEKGTGPNPFQVKEDYYKKKIQPIEGELKNSRTKLRYDLDSPEYGDLQLLMDSLKKAGADVIFINPPINGKWVDYIGLNEQGLENYYAKTKQQIESQGFRYYSLEEYQNKPYYLEDPIHLSWRGWVKIDQVLADFVKDPIQTNYTPTADDFYKNHHPDPGQKKIQK
- the dltC gene encoding D-alanine--poly(phosphoribitol) ligase subunit DltC; protein product: MAFRENVLEILEEITETEEVVQNPNIKLFDEGLLDSMATVQLLIEIEEKLDITVPVSEFDRDEWATPEMIITQLEALK